One segment of Rosa chinensis cultivar Old Blush chromosome 6, RchiOBHm-V2, whole genome shotgun sequence DNA contains the following:
- the LOC112173227 gene encoding polyadenylate-binding protein-interacting protein 7 — translation MSLSKKGSFTNDTKLGAAASKATTLNPNAAEFVPFSLRSPSSGSTSTPQAFSSSRTFGKAVLDRTESSTSNNSDDEAHQYWRHQLPDDITPDFKVMGEDESPGLGNISLAGLSLHDDSEATHFPASTGSGYLYNDINGNSFSEKLRVATSPYGDDLSSPSFMHMSTKPWDKQILNSNQLVSNGHEGSLYDGISRHGFMNDILGEQPVVDDSEINPADFLASQFPGFSSQSLAEVYLANGGDLNLTIEMLTQLELQVDGGFNENMNPKTLSAPDLSSMDFPALTPTDGQHGHPKYVGDDDFQQSGNPYRTSDKDSMLMFKSSSSIPSRGSIDFASAVRKLATQDSGGWKYERNGSADAAIGSSRASHLVNSTYNTGHGRAIYSDRSQTRGSARTAPVWLETGDAVANMYTDLREEARDHARLRNAYFEQARQAYLVGNKALAKELSVKGQLHNMHMKAAHGKAQESIYRQRNPEMQFNGRQERMIDLHGLHVSEALHRLKHELSILRNTARAAETGLQVYICVGTGHHTRGSRTPARLPVAVQRYLLEEEGLNYNEPQPGLLRVLMY, via the exons ATGAGCTTGTCCAAGAAAGGATCCTTTACGAATGACACAAAGCTAGGCGCTGCTGCAAGCAAGGCAACTACTTTAAATCCAAATGCAGCAGAGTTTGTTCCCTTTTCCCTCAGATCTCCTTCATCTGGAAGCACCAGCACACCTCAGGCATTTTCTTCATCTCGAACCTTTGGAAAAGCAGTATTAGATCGAACAGAGTCTTCCACCTCGAATAATTCTGATGACGAGGCCCACCAATATTGGCGCCACCAGCTCCCTGATGATATCACCCCTGACTTTAAGGTCATGGGAGAAGATGAGTCACCAGGTCTTGGAAACATCTCTTTGGCGGGATTGTCCTTGCATGATGACAGTGAAGCAACACACTTTCCTGCTTCTACAGGCAGTGGATACTTATATAATGACATTAATGGTAATAGCTTTTCTGAAAAGTTAAGAGTTGCTACATCCCCCTATGGGGATGATCTTTCCTCGCCCAGTTTCATGCACATGTCAACCAAGCCTTGGGATAAGCAGATTCTGAATAGCAATCAGCTTGTTAGCAATGGTCATGAGGGGTCTCTTTATGATGGCATTTCTAGACATGGATTCATGAATGATATATTGGGTGAGCAACCAGTTGTTGATGATAGCGAAATTAACCCTGCCGATTTTTTGGCTTCACAGTTCCCCGGGTTTTCCTCTCAGAGCCTTGCAGAAGTTTACTTAGCCAATGGTGGTGACTTAAACCTGACTATTGAGATGTTGACTCAGTTGGAG cTTCAAGTTGATGGTGGTTTTAATGAAAATATGAATCCAAAGACCTTGTCAGCTCCTGATCTTAGTTCAATGGACTTTCCTGCACTAACTCCAACAGATGGTCAGCATGGTCATCCAAAATATGTTGGAGACGATGATTTCCAGCAAAGTGGCAATCCATATCGAACTTCTGACAAGGACAGCATGCTGATGTTTAAGTCTAGCTCATCCATTCCGTCTAGAGGTTCAATAGATTTTGCTTCAGCTGTCAGGAAATTGGCGACTCAGGATTCTGGTGGATGGAAGTATGAGAGGAATGGGTCTGCTGATGCTGCTATTGGCTCAAGTAGAGCTTCCCATCTTGTAAATAGCACTTACAATACTGGGCATGGAAGAGCCATCTACAGTGATAGGTCGCAGACTCGTGGTTCAGCTCGGACTGCTCCTGTTTGGCTTGAAACTGGAGATGCTGTTG CAAATATGTATACCGATCTGCGGGAGGAAGCTCGTGATCATGCACGCCTACGGAATGCATACTTTGAGCAG GCACGACAAGCATACCTTGTTGGAAACAAGGCTCTAGCAAAGGAACTGAGTGTTAAAGGGCAGCTGCACAACATGCATATGAAGGCAGCTCATGGAAAAGCTCAAGAATCTATATATCGCCAGAG GAACCCAGAAATGCAATTCAATGGAAGACAGGAGAGGATGATAGACCTGCATGGACTTCACGTAAGTGAAGCTCTTCATAGGCTCAAGCATGAGCTGAGCATATTGAGGAACACTGCTAGAGCAGCAGAGACGGGTCTTCAGGTTTATATATGTGTTGGAACAGGCCACCACACCCGGGGTTCACGCACTCCAGCGAGGCTTCCAGTTGCTGTACAGCGTTACCTACTGGAAGAAGAGGGGCTCAACTACAATGAGCCACAGCCAGGGCTGCTTCGAGTTCTGATGTACTGA
- the LOC112173226 gene encoding pentatricopeptide repeat-containing protein At4g33170, translated as MQLHTNLRPKSIFFSTKNHKTLLPLFNFSSLSNPISHSQPSSSSSPWFSILRSAIANTDLPLGKRAHALMLTSGECQDHFLINNLITMYSKCRSLTYARHLFDKSPDRDLVTWNAILAAYAQAGGSVVENVQEGLGLFRRLRESVVFTSRHTLASVLKLCLLSGRVWISEAVQGYAVKVGLEWDVFVSGTLVNVYCKLRRVKEARALFDGMLERDVVLWNTMLKAYVEMGLHEEALALFSKFHRSGLGPDDVSVRCVLSGIHEVDYDEGKRHMEEVQAYAAKLGEFITNVDDEAHPPSLCVPTTNSDIFLWNKTLSKYIRAGENWAAIEFFRNMIRSKVGYDSVTLVIILSAIVGTNNLEVGKQIHGAALKSDFGSVLLVANSLINMYSKARCVHFARAVFNHMKEVDLVSWNSMISCYAQSSSGEESINLFIGLLRDGLRPDQFTIASILRACSSLQEGLHLSEQVHVHAIKNGIAADRFVSTALIDVYSRSGKMDEAEALLDNKVKFDLASWNALMFGYIKSNDSHKALQLMRMIHEGGKRVDEITLATVAKATSCLVALVPGKQIHAHVIKTGYSKDLYVNSSILDMYIKCGDMKSAHTVFNDIPAPDDVAWTTLISGCLENGDEGRSVSIYHQMRQSGVQPDEYTLATLVKAASCLTALEQGKQIHADAIKLEYSSDPYVATSLVDMYAKCGNIEGAYRLFRRMDVGSIVLWNAMLVGLAQHGDAEEALNLFRVMKSNNILPDRVTFIGVLSACSHSGLVSEAYEHFSSMQRDYGIEPEIEHYSCLVDALGRARRVQEAEKLIASMPFEASASMYRALLGACRVQGDTETGKRVAEQLLAIEPTDSSAYVLISNMNAAANQWDAVNDARQMMKQKNVKKEPGFSWMDVKNKVHLFVVDDKSHPEADLIYDKLEDLMKQIGEEGYVPDTEFVLADVEEEEKERALYYHSERLAIAYGLISTPSSAIVRVIKNLRVCGDCHNAIKYISKVSQREIVVRDANRFHRFRNGSCSCGDYW; from the coding sequence ATGCAGTTGCACACCAATCTCCGACCCAAATCAAttttcttctccaccaaaaaccacaaaacccttCTCCCTctcttcaatttctcttctctctccaacCCCATCTCTCACTCGCAaccctcttcttcatcttctccatggTTCTCTATCCTCCGCTCCGCCATTGCCAATACAGACTTGCCCCTCGGCAAGCGCGCCCACGCCCTTATGTTAACCTCAGGGGAATGCCAAGACCATTTTCTAATCAACAATCTCATCACCATGTATTCGAAATGCAGGTCGCTCACGTATGCACGCCACCTGTTCGATAAAAGTCCTGACCGAGACCTGGTCACCTGGAATGCCATTCTAGCAGCCTATGCGCAAGCTGGGGGCTCTGTGGTTGAGAATGTTCAAGAGGGGCTTGGCCTTTTCCGGCGGCTTCGCGAGTCTGTTGTGTTCACCAGTCGGCACACTTTGGCTTCCGTTCTGAAGCTGTGTTTGCTGTCGGGGCGTGTTTGGATTTCGGAGGCTGTTCAGGGGTACGCTGTGAAAGTTGGGTTGGAGTGGGATGTGTTTGTTTCGGGTACTCTGGTGAATGTGTATTGTAAACTCAGAAGAGTTAAGGAGGCTCGGGCTTTGTTTGATGGGATGCTGGAAAGGGATGTTGTGTTGTGGAACACAATGCTGAAGGCATATGTGGAAATGGGTCTTCATGAAGAAGCACTTGCTCTTTTCTCCAAGTTTCACCGGAGTGGATTGGGTCCTGATGATGTCAGTGTGCGTTGTGTTCTTAGTGGGATTCACGAAGTTGATTATGATGAAGGCAAGAGGCACATGGAGGAGGTTCAAGCATATGCAGCAAAGCTGGGGGAGTTTATAACTAATGTGGATGATGAAGCCCATCCACCAAGCTTATGTGTTCCCACTACTAATTCCGACATATTTTTGTGGAACAAGACATTGTCCAAGTATATCCGAGCTGGTGAAAATTGGGCTGCGATAGAGTTCTTTAGAAATATGATTAGATCAAAAGTGGGATATGACAGTGTGACATTAGTAATTATTCTATCTGCGATTGTAGGCACAAATAATTTGGAGGTGGGGAAACAGATTCATGGTGCTGCTTTGAAATCAGATTTTGGTTCTGTTCTTTTGGTAGCAAATAGCCTTATCAACATGTATTCAAAGGCTCGCTGTGTTCACTTTGCGAGAGCAGTATTCAATCACATGAAAGAAGTGGACCTAGTTTCATGGAACTCGATGATATCATGTTATGCTCAAAGCAGTTCAGGAGAGGAATCAATAAATCTATTTATAGGTTTATTACGGGATGGTCTAAGACCTGATCAATTTACAATTGCAAGTATTTTAAGGGCTTGCTCCTCTCTTCAAGAAGGGTTGCATCTCAGTGAACAGGTTCATGTTCATGCAATAAAGAACGGTATTGCTGCTGACAGATTTGTTTCAACAGCTCTTATTGATGTTTATTCTAGAAGTGGAAAGATGGACGAGGCAGAGGCCCTTTTAGATAACAAAGTTAAATTCGATCTGGCATCTTGGAATGCGTTGATGTTTGGTTACATAAAGAGTAATGACAGTCACAAAGCACTACAACTTATGAGGATGATTCATGAAGGTGGAAAGAGAGTAGATGAGATTACTCTGGCAACTGTTGCTAAGGCCACTAGTTGCCTGGTAGCGTTGGTGCCGGGGAAGCAAATTCATGCTCATGTCATAAAAACAGGGTATTCAAAGGACTTATATGTTAACAGCAGTATTCTAGATATGTACATAAAATGTGGAGACATGAAAAGTGCACACACAGTTTTCAATGACATTCCTGCACCTGATGATGTTGCGTGGACAACTCTAATCTCAGGATGTTTAGAAAATGGAGATGAAGGGCGCTCTGTGTCTATATACCATCAGATGAGGCAGTCAGGAGTTCAGCCTGATGAATACACCTTAGCTACCTTAGTCAAAGCCGCCTCTTGTCTGACAGCATTGGAACAAGGGAAACAGATACATGCAGATGCAATAAAGTTGGAATATTCCTCAGACCCTTATGTTGCGACATCACTTGTTGACATGTACGCCAAGTGCGGTAACATAGAAGGTGCATATCGTTTATTCAGAAGGATGGATGTCGGGAGCATTGTTCTGTGGAATGCCATGTTGGTGGGTTTAGCTCAACATGGAGACGCTGAAGAAGCACTAAATCTTTTCAGAGTCATGAAATCTAATAACATTTTGCCTGATAGGGTTACTTTCATTGGAGTTCTTTCTGCTTGCAGCCACTCTGGTTTAGTTTCTGAAGCTTACGAGCATTTTTCTTCAATGCAAAGAGATTACGGCATTGAACCTGAGATCGAGCACTACTCTTGTCTAGTCGATGCCCTTGGCCGCGCAAGGCGTGTTCAAGAGGCAGAAAAGCTGATAGCATCAATGCCATTTGAAGCTTCTGCTTCAATGTACAGAGCCCTGCTTGGTGCTTGCAGGGTTCAAGGGGACACAGAAACAGGAAAACGAGTAGCAGAACAGCTCTTGGCTATTGAGCCAACTGACTCATCCGCGTATGTTCTCATATCCAATATGAATGCTGCTGCCAACCAGTGGGATGCTGTGAACGATGCTCGTCAAATGATGAAACAGAAGAATGTAAAGAAAGAACCAGGTTTCAGTTGGATGGATGTGAAGAACAAGGTCCATTTGTTTGTAGTAGATGACAAATCCCATCCTGAAGCCGATTTGATATACGACAAGTTGGAGGACTTGATGAAACAGATCGGTGAAGAAGGGTATGTCCCTGACACAGAGTTTGTGCTTGCTGAtgttgaagaagaggaaaaagagcGAGCCCTATATTACCATAGTGAGAGGCTAGCAATAGCTTATGGACTGATAAGCACTCCCTCATCTGCCATTGTTCGGGTCATTAAGAACCTTAGAGTTTGTGGAGACTGCCATAATGCAATCAAATACATATCAAAGGTTTCTCAAAGAGAAATTGTGGTGAGAGATGCAAATCGCTTCCATCGTTTCAGAAATGGGAGCTGCTCCTGTGGTGATTACTGGTAA
- the LOC112169332 gene encoding pentatricopeptide repeat-containing protein At4g33170, whose protein sequence is MHPRNNAAADQSPTQINFLLHQKPENPLPLFNFSSVSNPISHSQPSSPWFSILRTAIANTDLPLGKRAHALMLTSGECQDHFLINNLITMYSKCRSLTYARHLFDKSPDRDLVTWNAILAAYAQAGGPVVENVQEGLGLFRRLRESVVFTSRHTLASVLKLCLLSGRVWISEAVQGYALKIGLEWDVFVSGTLVNVYCKLRRVKEARALFDGMLERDVVLWNTMLKAYVEMGLQEEALALFSKFHQSGLGPDHVSVRCVLSGIHKVDYVEGKRYMEEVQAYAAKLGEFIITNVDDDAHPTSLCDPTTNSDIFLWNKKLSKYIRAGENWAAIDCFRNMIISKVGYDKVTLVIILSAIVDTNNLEVGKQIHGAALKSDFDSVLLVANSLINMYSKARCVHFAREVFNHMKEVDLVSWNSMISCYVQSGSGEESVNLFIGLLRDGLRPDQFTIASILRACSSLQEGLHLSKQVHVHAIKTGIAADRFVSTALIDVYSRSGKMEEVEPLLENKVNFDLPSWNALMFGYIKSNDGHKALQLMRMIHEGGKRGDEITLATVAKATSCLVALVPGKQIHAHVIKTGYSKDLYVNSSILDMYIKCGDMGSAHTVFNDIPAPDDVAWTTLISGCLENGDEGRSVSIYHQMRQSGVHPDEYTLATLVKAASCLTALEQGKQIHADAIKLEYSSDPYVATSLVDMYAKCGNIEDAYRLFRRMDVGSIVLWNAMLVGFAQHGDAEEALNLFRVMKSNNILPDRVTFIGVLSACSHSGLVSEAYEHFSSMQRDYGIEPEIEHYSCLVNALSRAGRVQEAEKLIASMPFEASASMYRALLGACRVQGDTETGKRVAEQLLAIEPTDSLAYVLISNMNAAANQWDAVKDARRMMKQKNVKKEPGFSWIDVKNKVHLFLVDDKSHPEADLIYDKLEDLMRWISEEGYVPDTECAC, encoded by the coding sequence ATGCACCCAAGAAATAATGCAGCTGCAGACCAATCTCCGACCCAAATTAATTTTCTTCTTCACCAAAAACCCGAAAACCCTCTCCCTCTCTTCAATTTCTCCTCTGTCTCCAACCCCATCTCTCACTCGCAACCCTCTTCTCCATGGTTCTCTATCCTCCGCACCGCCATTGCCAATACAGACTTGCCCCTCGGAAAGCGCGCCCACGCCCTTATGTTAACCTCAGGGGAATGCCAAGATCATTTTCTAATCAACAATCTCATCACCATGTATTCGAAATGCAGGTCGCTCACATATGCACGCCATCTGTTCGATAAAAGTCCTGACCGAGACCTGGTCACCTGGAATGCCATTCTAGCAGCCTATGCACAAGCTGGGGGCCCTGTGGTTGAGAATGTTCAAGAGGGACTCGGCCTTTTCCGGCGGCTTCGTGAGTCTGTTGTGTTCACCAGTCGGCACACTTTGGCTTCCGTTTTGAAGCTGTGTTTGCTGTCAGGGCGTGTTTGGATTTCGGAGGCTGTTCAGGGTTACGCTCTGAAAATTGGGTTGGAGTGGGATGTGTTTGTTTCGGGTACCCTGGTGAATGTGTATTGTAAACTCAGAAGAGTTAAGGAGGCTCGGGCTTTGTTTGATGGGATGCTGGAACGGGATGTTGTGTTGTGGAACACAATGCTGAAGGCATATGTGGAAATGGGTCTTCAGGAAGAAGCACTTGCTCTTTTCTCCAAGTTTCATCAAAGTGGATTAGGTCCTGACCATGTTAGTGTGCGTTGTGTTCTTAGTGGGATTCACAAAGTTGATTATGTTGAAGGCAAGAGGTACATGGAGGAGGTTCAAGCATATGCAGCAAAGCTGGGGGAGTTTATTATAACTAATGTGGATGATGATGCCCATCCAACGAGTTTATGTGATCCTACTACTAATTCCGACATATTTCTGTGGAACAAGAAGTTGTCTAAGTATATCCGAGCTGGTGAAAATTGGGCTGCAATAGATTGCTTTAGAAATATGATTATATCGAAAGTTGGATATGACAAGGTGACATTAGTTATCATTCTATCTGCGATTGTGGACACAAATAATTTGGAGGTGGGGAAACAGATTCATGGTGCTGCTTTGAAATCAGATTTTGATTCTGTTCTTTTGGTAGCAAATAGCCTTATCAACATGTATTCAAAGGCTCGCTGTGTTCACTTTGCGAGAGAAGTATTCAATCACATGAAAGAAGTGGACCTAGTTTCATGGAACTCGATGATATCATGTTATGTGCAAAGCGGTTCAGGAGAGGAATCAGTAAACCTATTTATTGGTTTATTACGGGATGGTCTAAGACCTGATCAATTTACAATTGCAAGTATTTTAAGGGCTTGCTCCTCTCTTCAAGAAGGGCTGCATCTCAGTAAACAGGTTCATGTTCATGCAATAAAAACTGGTATTGCTGCTGACAGATTTGTTTCAACAGCTCTTATTGATGTTTATTCCAGAAGTGGAAAGATGGAGGAAGTGGAGCCCCTTttagaaaacaaagttaatttCGATCTGCCATCTTGGAATGCATTGATGTTTGGGTACATAAAGAGTAATGACGGTCACAAAGCACTACAACTTATGAGGATGATTCATGAAGGTGGAAAGAGGGGAGACGAGATTACTTTGGCAACTGTTGCTAAGGCCACTAGTTGCCTGGTAGCGTTGGTACCGGGGAAGCAAATTCATGCTCATGTCATAAAAACAGGGTATTCAAAGGACTTATATGTTAACAGCAGTATTCTAGATATGTACATAAAATGTGGAGACATGGGAAGTGCGCACACAGTTTTCAATGACATTCCTGCACCTGATGATGTTGCGTGGACAACTCTAATCTCAGGATGTCTAGAAAATGGAGATGAAGGGCGCTCAGTGTCTATATACCATCAGATGAGGCAGTCAGGAGTTCATCCCGATGAATACACCTTAGCTACCCTCGTCAAAGCCGCCTCTTGTCTGACAGCATTGGAACAAGGGAAACAGATACATGCAGATGCAATAAAGTTGGAATATTCCTCAGACCCTTATGTTGCGACATCACTTGTTGACATGTATGCCAAGTGCGGTAATATAGAAGATGCATATCGTTTATTTAGAAGGATGGATGTCGGGAGCATTGTCCTGTGGAATGCCATGTTGGTGGGCTTTGCTCAACATGGAGACGCTGAAGAAGCACTAAATCTTTTCAGAGTCATGAAATCTAATAACATTTTGCCTGATAGAGTTACTTTCATTGGAGTTCTTTCTGCTTGCAGCCACTCTGGTTTAGTTTCTGAAGCTTACGAGCATTTTTCTTCAATGCAAAGAGATTACGGCATTGAACCTGAGATCGAGCACTACTCTTGTCTAGTCAATGCCCTTAGCCGCGCAGGGCGTGTTCAAGAGGCAGAAAAGCTGATAGCATCAATGCCATTTGAAGCTTCTGCTTCAATGTACAGAGCCCTGCTTGGTGCTTGCAGGGTTCAAGGGGACACAGAAACAGGAAAACGAGTAGCAGAACAGCTCTTGGCTATTGAGCCAACTGACTCATTGGCTTATGTTCTCATATCCAATATGAATGCTGCTGCCAACCAGTGGGATGCTGTGAAAGATGCTCGACGAATGATGAAACAGAAGAATGTAAAGAAAGAACCAGGTTTCAGTTGGATAGATGTGAAGAACAAGGTCCATTTGTTTCTGGTAGATGATAAATCCCATCCTGAAGCCGATTTGATATACGACAAGTTGGAGGACTTGATGAGATGGATCAGCGAAGAAGGGTATGTCCCTGATACAGAGTGTGCTTGCTGA